The following coding sequences lie in one Corynebacterium anserum genomic window:
- a CDS encoding DUF695 domain-containing protein — MTQPNTGPNRQQYPHPMQQEQAVGAFWQWWAEKGASALADMFRGGPRQEEILHELNALITQISPHLVFEFASGDSAGLDSEFLFILTAEGVAEYRAPARRWMLSAPEADATWSYSDLRLPGDSFGVMMGDANVSAHDLRFSVHKGATAVDLEVYHPAFTQLRSSSERGEVAPSEEDQPTVEQLGFVLLDIAFGERAVELWMDTIAFTKTPGASATLEDVRGVLDEYDARFSDDNGDMDQWVVFNDEQAGNYYVGRIHPPLKPLAAPLLDVHVRIDVPFEATEKGMPTQEAQHELFDLEDAFEKKIVEHSAHIGPVDHVGKLVAVETFVGTRAFHFYVGGTTGLLEELQQVAEQYRALPADAKISGEAVIDPAWRRVQDLCI, encoded by the coding sequence ATGACTCAGCCAAATACAGGCCCTAACCGCCAGCAGTATCCGCATCCTATGCAGCAAGAGCAGGCCGTTGGGGCCTTTTGGCAATGGTGGGCGGAAAAAGGTGCGTCTGCACTAGCTGATATGTTCCGTGGTGGTCCTCGCCAAGAGGAAATTCTGCATGAACTCAACGCATTGATTACCCAGATTTCTCCACATCTCGTCTTTGAGTTTGCTTCCGGCGATTCTGCCGGCTTGGATTCCGAATTCCTTTTCATACTCACTGCAGAAGGCGTGGCGGAATACCGTGCACCTGCGCGCCGCTGGATGCTCAGCGCTCCGGAAGCTGACGCCACCTGGTCTTATTCTGATCTCCGTCTCCCAGGTGATTCTTTCGGCGTCATGATGGGCGACGCCAATGTTTCCGCCCACGATCTTCGTTTCAGTGTGCACAAGGGTGCGACCGCAGTGGATCTCGAGGTCTATCACCCTGCTTTTACCCAACTGCGCTCATCTTCTGAACGCGGTGAAGTGGCTCCGTCTGAAGAGGACCAGCCGACCGTCGAACAATTGGGATTTGTCCTCTTGGATATTGCTTTCGGAGAGAGGGCAGTGGAGTTGTGGATGGATACCATTGCGTTCACTAAGACTCCCGGGGCTTCCGCTACGCTCGAGGATGTTCGCGGAGTGCTTGACGAATACGACGCTCGTTTTTCAGATGACAACGGAGACATGGATCAGTGGGTGGTGTTCAATGATGAGCAGGCGGGCAACTACTACGTAGGCCGGATTCATCCTCCTCTCAAGCCTTTGGCAGCTCCACTTTTGGATGTGCATGTTCGAATTGATGTGCCTTTTGAGGCCACGGAAAAGGGCATGCCTACGCAGGAAGCTCAACATGAGCTCTTTGATCTCGAGGATGCCTTCGAGAAGAAAATCGTGGAGCATTCTGCTCACATTGGTCCCGTGGATCATGTAGGCAAATTGGTTGCTGTAGAGACTTTCGTTGGCACACGAGCATTCCACTTCTATGTTGGTGGAACCACTGGTCTGCTGGAGGAACTTCAACAGGTCGCAGAACAGTACCGCGCTCTGCCTGCCGATGCGAAGATCTCTGGTGAGGCTGTGATTGATCCAGCGTGGAGGCGGGTGCAGGACCTATGCATCTAA
- the gatA gene encoding Asp-tRNA(Asn)/Glu-tRNA(Gln) amidotransferase subunit GatA encodes MSDKTTYTVGARDDADYTTWTAAELAEKIHAREISSVEVTEAHLARIDELNGEINAFLHVGADEAIAAATAVDTALASGETPTSPLAGVPLALKDVFTTTDAPTTCGSKMLEGYMSPYDATVTMRLRAAGIPILGKTNMDEFAMGSSTENSAYGVTRNPYDLERTPGGSGGGSSAALASGMAPLAIGTDTGGSIRQPAALTNTVGVKPTYGTVSRYGLVACASSLDQGGPTARTVYDTALLHSVIAGHDSNDSTSSSRPVADVISAAKKGASGDLSGVKLGVVKQFERPEALQPGVLETYHANLEQLKSQGAELVEVDCPNFDHAMNAYYLILPCEVSSNLARFDGMRYGQRKGDDGTHSADEVMSLTREAGFGPEVKRRIMLGTYALSVGYYDAYYLQAQRVRNLIAQDFHKAFDQVDAIVAPTTPTTAFKLGEKVDDPLAMYMFDLFTLPLNLAGVCGMSVPGGFATDTHLPTGLQIMGPAHGDDRLYRVGAAFEAGRK; translated from the coding sequence ATGTCTGACAAGACCACGTACACCGTGGGAGCCCGCGACGACGCGGACTACACCACTTGGACCGCTGCTGAACTCGCAGAGAAAATCCACGCCCGCGAGATCAGTTCGGTGGAAGTTACTGAAGCTCACCTCGCGCGCATCGATGAGCTTAATGGCGAAATTAATGCGTTCCTCCATGTCGGCGCAGATGAGGCTATTGCTGCAGCAACAGCCGTCGATACTGCTTTGGCTAGTGGCGAAACACCAACCAGCCCGCTAGCCGGCGTGCCGTTAGCATTAAAGGATGTCTTTACCACTACCGATGCTCCAACCACCTGTGGTTCAAAGATGCTCGAGGGTTACATGAGCCCATATGACGCAACGGTGACCATGCGTTTGCGAGCAGCAGGTATTCCGATTTTGGGTAAGACCAACATGGATGAATTTGCCATGGGGTCTTCTACTGAGAACTCCGCCTATGGCGTGACCCGTAATCCTTACGACCTTGAGCGCACTCCGGGTGGATCCGGCGGTGGTTCTTCCGCAGCTCTCGCCTCAGGCATGGCTCCACTAGCGATCGGTACTGACACGGGTGGGTCTATTCGCCAGCCCGCCGCTCTGACGAACACCGTCGGAGTCAAGCCAACCTATGGCACGGTATCTCGTTACGGTTTGGTTGCCTGTGCGTCGTCCCTGGATCAGGGTGGCCCAACCGCACGCACTGTCTATGACACGGCTCTTTTGCACTCTGTCATCGCCGGTCATGATTCCAACGATTCCACCTCATCCTCTCGGCCAGTAGCGGATGTGATCTCTGCCGCGAAGAAGGGCGCCAGCGGCGATTTATCCGGAGTGAAACTCGGCGTGGTCAAGCAATTTGAGCGCCCGGAAGCTCTGCAACCGGGTGTGCTTGAGACTTATCACGCTAATTTAGAACAGTTGAAGTCTCAGGGCGCGGAACTGGTTGAGGTTGATTGCCCTAACTTTGATCACGCGATGAACGCCTATTACCTGATTCTTCCGTGTGAGGTGTCCTCTAACCTTGCCCGCTTCGACGGCATGCGTTACGGCCAGCGCAAGGGTGATGACGGTACGCACTCCGCTGATGAAGTGATGTCCCTAACCCGCGAAGCTGGCTTTGGCCCGGAGGTAAAGCGACGCATCATGCTGGGTACCTACGCTTTGTCGGTTGGTTACTACGATGCCTACTACTTGCAGGCACAGCGTGTGCGTAACTTGATTGCCCAGGATTTCCACAAGGCCTTTGACCAGGTGGATGCCATTGTTGCCCCAACTACTCCAACCACAGCGTTTAAGTTGGGTGAGAAGGTGGACGACCCACTAGCGATGTACATGTTCGACCTATTCACTTTGCCGCTGAACCTGGCTGGCGTGTGTGGCATGTCCGTTCCGGGTGGTTTCGCTACTGATACTCATTTGCCTACCGGTCTGCAGATCATGGGACCTGCACACGGCGATGATCGTTTATACCGCGTTGGCGCGGCGTTCGAGGCAGGGCGGAAGTAA
- the gatC gene encoding Asp-tRNA(Asn)/Glu-tRNA(Gln) amidotransferase subunit GatC produces MSEISRDDVAHLARLARLKLTDAELDEFASQIDDIVETVAAIREVDTTDVPPLSHPTQNVDGDVSVMREDVVIPSLTAEQALDQAPAQDQQRFQVPQILAE; encoded by the coding sequence ATGTCTGAGATTTCGCGCGACGACGTAGCACACCTGGCCCGTTTGGCTCGACTGAAGCTCACGGATGCTGAGCTCGATGAATTTGCCAGTCAGATTGACGATATTGTCGAGACCGTGGCAGCAATTCGCGAGGTGGATACCACGGATGTTCCGCCACTGAGCCACCCAACACAAAACGTGGACGGCGACGTATCCGTCATGCGGGAGGACGTAGTCATTCCGTCCTTAACTGCAGAACAGGCTCTCGATCAGGCACCAGCGCAGGATCAGCAGCGCTTCCAAGTGCCGCAAATTCTGGCCGAATAA
- a CDS encoding amino acid-binding ACT domain protein, with protein sequence MSFLMRVRMPDAPGSLGLLAVALGNVEANIIGVDIVGHDDEDTVVDDIVVELPSQHLPDALITASQELPGVYVDSIRPFSGTVDRRGQVQMLAAVASKRNNVQRALDIMMENLPKSMTAGWAIVLGTEPNTHRVSASSAAPEDDGQVLDAAPVTEARTLNTEKEDWIPEGWKVMDSSLAATPIEGTDLVLIIGRPGGPDFLLSEVEHLRQLGSIVGAFFS encoded by the coding sequence ATGTCTTTTCTCATGCGTGTCCGAATGCCAGATGCTCCCGGTTCCCTGGGACTGCTTGCGGTGGCTCTCGGCAACGTCGAGGCAAACATCATTGGTGTGGACATCGTGGGTCACGATGATGAGGACACCGTTGTCGATGACATCGTCGTTGAGCTGCCAAGCCAGCACCTACCTGATGCACTCATCACCGCTTCTCAGGAGTTACCCGGCGTATACGTAGATTCTATTCGTCCGTTTTCCGGCACGGTTGATCGCCGTGGACAGGTGCAGATGCTGGCTGCGGTAGCTTCCAAACGTAATAATGTGCAACGTGCCTTGGACATCATGATGGAGAATCTTCCGAAGTCCATGACAGCAGGATGGGCCATAGTTTTGGGTACCGAGCCGAATACTCACCGTGTGTCTGCCTCCTCAGCCGCACCGGAGGATGACGGCCAGGTTCTCGACGCCGCCCCTGTCACCGAAGCACGCACCCTGAATACAGAGAAGGAGGACTGGATTCCCGAGGGATGGAAGGTCATGGATTCTTCTCTCGCTGCCACTCCGATTGAGGGAACCGACTTGGTACTCATTATCGGCCGCCCTGGCGGTCCGGATTTTCTGCTGAGCGAAGTGGAGCATCTCCGCCAGCTAGGCTCTATCGTCGGAGCATTCTTTAGCTAA
- the ilvA gene encoding threonine ammonia-lyase, biosynthetic, giving the protein MSASGAEYLRKVVAAPVYRAAKHTPLEHMSTLSERIGNTVLIKREDLQTVHSFKIRGAFNRMAQMNEEEKARGVVAASAGNHAQGVALSGRELGIRTVIVMPVVTPSIKVDAVRGFGGEVLLYGSNFDEAKAKAVELSETEGMVWIAPFDDEAVIAGQGTIGLELFQDRPNLDRVFVPVGGGGIAAGIAVLLKQLRPEITVIGVEPAESACLSAALAAGHPVDLDHVSLFAEGVAVKTIGEETFRVCREYLDDVITVSSDEISAAIKDIFDDTRAIAEPAGAVSLAGLKRYVQDNDIQGETLANVLSGANMNFHSLRYVSERAELGEGGEGIFGVTIPEKKGAFLDFCRILGGRAVTEFSYRVGVRDSDEPARIFVGVQLKDGASERQAIAADLESQGYGVVDLSLDEVAKEHVRYMIGGQPPEDVRETTFSFEFPEHPGALQHFLEVLGTRWNVTAFHYRSFGMDYGRILAAFENVEGDPEFSAHLDQLGYHVKDVTDSPAYRFFMR; this is encoded by the coding sequence ATGTCTGCATCTGGAGCTGAATATCTTCGCAAGGTTGTCGCCGCGCCTGTGTATCGCGCGGCGAAACACACGCCGCTGGAGCACATGAGCACCCTTTCTGAGCGCATCGGAAATACGGTGCTGATTAAGCGTGAGGATCTGCAGACAGTCCATAGCTTTAAGATTCGTGGCGCTTTCAACCGCATGGCGCAGATGAATGAAGAAGAAAAAGCACGCGGTGTAGTTGCCGCTTCAGCGGGTAACCACGCACAAGGGGTGGCGCTGTCGGGGCGTGAACTCGGGATCCGTACTGTCATCGTCATGCCCGTGGTGACGCCGTCGATCAAGGTAGATGCTGTCCGGGGTTTCGGCGGTGAAGTACTGCTTTATGGAAGTAACTTCGATGAAGCCAAGGCTAAGGCCGTCGAGCTCTCAGAGACTGAAGGAATGGTGTGGATCGCTCCTTTCGATGACGAGGCAGTCATCGCCGGGCAAGGAACCATTGGACTTGAGCTCTTCCAGGATCGGCCTAATCTCGATCGGGTGTTTGTCCCGGTGGGAGGCGGGGGAATCGCCGCTGGGATCGCAGTGTTGCTCAAGCAATTGCGTCCAGAAATCACAGTGATTGGTGTAGAGCCAGCTGAATCTGCTTGTTTGTCCGCTGCGCTAGCAGCTGGGCATCCTGTGGATCTCGATCACGTGAGCCTCTTTGCTGAAGGCGTTGCGGTGAAAACAATCGGCGAGGAGACATTCCGGGTATGTCGGGAGTATCTTGACGACGTCATCACAGTGAGCTCCGATGAGATCAGTGCTGCTATTAAGGATATTTTCGACGACACGCGTGCTATCGCTGAACCAGCTGGTGCGGTCTCCCTGGCAGGTTTGAAGCGGTATGTCCAGGATAATGACATTCAAGGCGAAACCTTAGCCAACGTATTATCTGGCGCGAACATGAACTTCCACTCCCTGCGTTATGTCTCTGAGCGTGCTGAATTGGGAGAAGGGGGAGAGGGGATTTTTGGTGTGACTATTCCCGAGAAGAAAGGAGCTTTCCTAGACTTTTGTCGTATCCTCGGTGGTCGTGCAGTGACAGAATTTAGCTACCGTGTGGGCGTGCGAGACTCCGATGAACCCGCCCGTATTTTCGTGGGTGTTCAGCTCAAAGACGGTGCTTCCGAACGCCAAGCTATAGCGGCTGATCTTGAATCCCAGGGATATGGCGTGGTGGATCTCTCGCTCGACGAAGTAGCCAAAGAACATGTCCGCTACATGATTGGTGGGCAGCCTCCAGAAGACGTCCGCGAAACAACCTTCAGCTTTGAATTTCCGGAGCATCCGGGCGCACTGCAACACTTCCTCGAGGTATTGGGCACGCGCTGGAATGTCACAGCATTCCATTACCGCAGTTTCGGGATGGATTATGGCCGTATCCTCGCGGCCTTTGAAAATGTTGAGGGAGATCCTGAATTCTCCGCACACCTGGATCAGCTGGGCTACCACGTCAAGGATGTGACGGATAGCCCCGCCTACAGGTTCTTTATGCGCTAG
- a CDS encoding cation:dicarboxylate symporter family transporter has translation MSTTSASHGPKIAPSKKPKKDNTHWLYIAVIIAVIAGIIFGLVAPHVAANFKILGTLFVSLIKMIIPPLIFCTIVLGIGSVRAAASVGKAGGIALVYFITMSTFALAVGLLVGNFIKPGEGLNVHASANAADQFIQKAEESHTGLAGFIASIIPDTFFSAFTSGSVLQVLFIALFVGFAVQSMGKNGEPILAFVASLQRLVFKILSWILWLAPIGAFGAIAGVVGATGIKAVVQMGVLMLAFYITCVIFIFGFLGAILRVFTGFNIFKLAKYLGREFLLIFATSSSESALPNLMRKMEHIGVDKSTVGIVVPTGYSFNLDGTAIYLTMASIFISDAMNMPMSLGEQISLLVFMIIASKGAAGVSGAGIATLAAGLQSHRPELLDGVGIIVGIDRFMSEARALTNFAGNSVATLLVGTWTKTIDKQQAHRVLNGEDPYVATVDDHDVDLKYPSVENPAMDDLQPTPQVNLDEYKR, from the coding sequence ATGTCCACTACCTCAGCCTCCCATGGCCCGAAGATCGCACCGTCAAAGAAGCCCAAAAAAGACAACACTCACTGGCTCTATATCGCCGTGATCATCGCTGTCATTGCGGGTATCATCTTCGGACTTGTTGCCCCGCACGTGGCAGCGAATTTCAAAATTTTGGGCACGCTGTTCGTCAGCCTTATCAAGATGATCATCCCACCGTTGATCTTCTGCACAATTGTGCTTGGTATCGGCTCCGTTCGCGCCGCTGCGTCGGTGGGAAAGGCCGGTGGTATTGCACTGGTGTACTTCATCACAATGTCTACCTTTGCGTTGGCCGTCGGCTTGCTCGTTGGCAACTTCATCAAGCCAGGTGAAGGGCTCAATGTCCACGCTTCTGCCAATGCTGCTGATCAGTTCATTCAAAAAGCTGAGGAAAGCCATACGGGGCTCGCTGGCTTCATTGCTTCCATCATCCCGGATACCTTCTTTTCGGCATTCACGTCTGGTTCCGTCCTACAGGTTCTGTTCATCGCCTTGTTCGTGGGTTTTGCTGTTCAGTCGATGGGTAAAAATGGTGAGCCGATTCTCGCTTTCGTGGCGTCTTTGCAGCGCCTGGTCTTCAAGATCCTGAGCTGGATCCTGTGGTTAGCTCCAATTGGTGCATTCGGTGCTATCGCCGGAGTGGTAGGGGCCACAGGTATTAAGGCTGTGGTGCAAATGGGTGTCCTCATGCTCGCCTTCTACATCACATGCGTGATCTTCATCTTCGGTTTCCTTGGCGCTATTCTTCGCGTCTTCACTGGCTTCAACATTTTTAAACTCGCCAAATATTTGGGCCGTGAGTTCCTGCTGATCTTCGCCACCTCCTCCTCCGAGTCCGCACTGCCAAACCTCATGCGCAAGATGGAGCACATTGGCGTGGATAAATCAACGGTGGGCATCGTGGTACCTACCGGTTATTCCTTCAACCTTGACGGAACCGCGATCTACCTCACGATGGCTTCCATCTTCATCTCTGACGCCATGAATATGCCGATGAGCCTCGGGGAGCAGATCTCGCTGCTGGTATTCATGATCATCGCTTCTAAGGGAGCAGCGGGTGTCTCTGGTGCCGGTATTGCTACGCTGGCCGCAGGTTTGCAATCGCATCGTCCAGAGCTTCTGGATGGAGTGGGCATCATCGTTGGTATTGACCGCTTCATGTCTGAGGCCCGCGCACTAACCAACTTTGCCGGTAACTCCGTTGCCACCCTATTGGTCGGTACGTGGACGAAAACTATTGATAAACAGCAGGCGCACCGTGTACTTAACGGTGAGGATCCATATGTGGCCACGGTCGATGACCATGACGTGGATTTGAAGTATCCATCTGTGGAGAACCCTGCGATGGATGATTTGCAACCAACCCCTCAGGTGAACTTGGACGAATATAAGAGGTGA
- a CDS encoding 3'-5' exonuclease produces MNFAEHFDPSHMLSFDLETTGTDPLTAKIVTSALVAINGRERDDCEMLADPGVEIPEAASAVHGITTEHAREHGRPHDEVLQETVRRIREGWAHGATLIVYNATYDLSILHALDPSFTVDGPVFDPYVVDREKNKFRKGKRTLENVCSYYGVALDNAHEATADAVAAARVAWKLAREFPELVEMTSDELMLAQSTWYYKMQVELQQWFAKKGRDTAVNTSWPIQQRQD; encoded by the coding sequence ATGAACTTCGCGGAGCATTTCGACCCCTCACACATGCTGAGCTTTGACTTGGAAACCACCGGCACAGATCCTTTGACGGCAAAGATCGTGACGAGCGCCTTGGTGGCCATCAACGGGCGTGAGCGTGACGATTGTGAGATGTTGGCGGATCCTGGCGTCGAAATCCCAGAGGCTGCCTCGGCGGTGCACGGAATTACGACAGAACATGCTCGCGAGCACGGTCGTCCCCATGATGAGGTTCTGCAGGAAACAGTGAGGCGAATTCGCGAAGGATGGGCACATGGTGCGACGCTGATTGTCTATAACGCCACATATGACCTGAGCATCTTGCACGCTCTCGATCCTTCGTTCACAGTGGATGGTCCTGTATTTGATCCCTACGTAGTTGATCGTGAAAAGAATAAATTCCGTAAAGGGAAACGCACTTTAGAAAATGTATGTTCCTATTACGGCGTGGCTTTGGATAACGCTCATGAGGCAACAGCGGATGCGGTTGCAGCAGCGCGGGTGGCATGGAAGCTTGCTCGTGAGTTTCCCGAGCTGGTTGAGATGACCAGTGATGAGCTGATGCTTGCTCAGTCCACGTGGTACTACAAAATGCAGGTTGAACTGCAACAATGGTTCGCCAAGAAGGGGCGAGATACGGCAGTTAATACGTCGTGGCCAATCCAACAACGGCAGGATTAA
- a CDS encoding ABC transporter ATP-binding protein, translating to MNNSSHPNSAEPLVLIKGLSKEFPSAGQSPIHALRGIDLSFNSGEIIGLLGPNGAGKTTLIDIILGLTTPTSGSISIFGTSPHSAVKDARVGAVMQSGGLLPDMTVESTVRMIAHTYQHPEPIEEILEQANLTEIRTRRVGKCSGGEQQRLRFALALLGNPDLIILDEPTTGMDPSNRHLFWEAMQVQAERGKTIVFATHYLEEAQNFAHRIVFMSGGQIIADGSTNSICSMTDSHVIECTLPAETMPPERFPGVISVERFGESIKMSTKDSDALALFLLTKAGARNLRITSNSLEDTFIQLTQQEDKQ from the coding sequence ATGAACAATTCATCCCATCCCAACAGTGCCGAACCGTTGGTACTAATAAAAGGACTTAGCAAAGAATTTCCCTCTGCTGGTCAAAGTCCTATCCACGCACTCCGTGGCATCGATCTGAGCTTCAATTCTGGTGAGATCATTGGTCTGCTTGGGCCCAATGGCGCAGGGAAAACCACGCTCATCGACATCATCTTGGGGCTCACTACCCCAACATCAGGATCTATCAGCATCTTTGGAACTTCCCCGCATAGTGCAGTGAAGGACGCACGCGTTGGCGCGGTCATGCAATCCGGTGGACTGCTCCCAGATATGACCGTGGAATCTACAGTCCGAATGATTGCCCACACCTATCAACACCCCGAACCCATTGAAGAAATTCTTGAGCAAGCCAATCTGACCGAGATCCGCACCCGGCGCGTCGGTAAGTGTTCGGGTGGCGAGCAACAACGACTGCGTTTCGCTTTGGCTCTACTAGGCAACCCAGATCTCATAATCCTCGACGAACCAACCACTGGCATGGATCCCAGCAACCGTCACCTTTTCTGGGAAGCAATGCAGGTACAAGCTGAACGAGGGAAAACTATTGTTTTTGCCACGCATTACTTGGAGGAAGCACAGAACTTCGCTCATCGTATTGTGTTCATGTCTGGTGGTCAGATTATTGCCGACGGCTCCACAAATTCGATTTGCTCAATGACAGACTCTCACGTCATTGAGTGCACCCTCCCTGCAGAAACCATGCCACCAGAGCGCTTCCCCGGAGTTATCTCAGTGGAAAGATTCGGCGAGTCGATAAAAATGAGCACCAAAGACTCGGATGCCTTAGCTCTTTTTCTACTCACCAAGGCGGGGGCAAGGAATCTCCGCATCACATCCAACAGTTTGGAAGACACATTCATCCAACTCACCCAACAGGAGGATAAGCAATGA
- a CDS encoding ABC transporter permease, with translation MSTLIRTLQFSVYDLSRLARNWSTLFFSVALPVFFYLLFGANQGYSNQQIGNGNIAAYVMIGMALYAGATGSVVAVANSVVEHETGWGRQLALTPLTQPQILISNLLNILVRAALPVTAVNIAGVFTGASMPAAAWIASYFLTILTALPIGFYGLAWGMLMPTANSVSLASGSIVLLAFAGNIFMPLTEGLMKIGRYTPMYGLGALARWPLTEGIQETQTEPYVMNDSFWLIMASIICWTLVFIFVCVLLRKRDKGRR, from the coding sequence ATGAGCACCCTCATTCGTACCTTGCAATTTTCGGTTTATGACCTCAGCCGCCTTGCCCGAAATTGGTCAACTCTCTTTTTCTCCGTGGCTTTGCCCGTGTTCTTCTACCTGTTGTTTGGCGCGAATCAAGGTTACTCCAACCAACAGATCGGCAACGGTAATATCGCAGCCTACGTGATGATCGGCATGGCATTGTATGCAGGCGCAACGGGCAGCGTCGTCGCCGTAGCGAACTCTGTGGTGGAGCACGAGACTGGATGGGGTCGGCAGCTAGCACTCACCCCCTTGACACAACCACAAATTCTCATATCTAACTTGCTGAATATCCTTGTTCGAGCGGCGTTACCCGTCACAGCAGTCAATATTGCCGGAGTCTTTACCGGCGCGAGCATGCCAGCAGCAGCGTGGATTGCATCGTATTTCCTCACGATTCTGACAGCTCTTCCTATCGGTTTCTACGGCCTAGCATGGGGAATGCTTATGCCAACGGCAAATTCGGTGTCCCTTGCGTCTGGATCGATCGTTCTGTTGGCTTTCGCTGGCAATATTTTCATGCCCTTGACTGAAGGGCTCATGAAGATTGGGCGCTACACTCCGATGTACGGATTAGGTGCCCTGGCACGCTGGCCGTTGACCGAAGGCATCCAGGAAACCCAAACAGAACCGTACGTCATGAACGATTCTTTCTGGCTTATCATGGCTAGCATCATCTGCTGGACCTTAGTGTTCATCTTTGTCTGTGTTCTACTGAGGAAACGAGATAAGGGCCGTCGATGA
- a CDS encoding sensor histidine kinase, with translation MNLQVRTHRKPYGSFNLSNMALAGIWLPFLLIPIWSRLQEPSTPLSLRVVGAAITAAFIAVYLFAFGTVRYSQTWSPTLRWPLFLGILVALSVLSMWPLGAYAIAFTPFLCALPCFVAPLSFAIPWTLFLIATTGCIAWISYSSQTLSVWPYIFSCLFVLVTALFSRHDEKLTEVRHQLDMVKERERIALDVHDLLGHSLTVINLKSELLKHLIETDLQASRRELEDIILLSRKALTEVRSTVTQLRSPDFSQAIEATKQALDAAAISYRLPTQPAVVGTNGALFSWVLREATTNIVRHAQASHVDIRVTADKLQISDDGVGINDTAENHGNGLSSMRKRVKAAGGTAIVEEAPNGGTRIFVTMSGNKERLGNV, from the coding sequence ATGAACTTGCAAGTAAGGACGCATAGGAAACCATATGGCAGTTTTAACCTGTCTAACATGGCGTTAGCTGGGATATGGCTACCATTTCTCCTCATTCCTATATGGTCGCGATTGCAAGAACCATCCACGCCACTTTCGCTGCGTGTGGTGGGTGCTGCAATTACCGCAGCATTTATAGCGGTTTACCTCTTCGCTTTTGGAACTGTGAGGTATTCACAGACGTGGTCTCCGACGCTGCGCTGGCCTCTGTTTCTGGGGATTCTCGTTGCACTATCGGTACTGAGCATGTGGCCTTTAGGGGCTTATGCTATTGCTTTCACCCCGTTCCTTTGCGCCTTGCCTTGTTTTGTCGCTCCATTAAGTTTCGCTATACCGTGGACACTGTTTCTCATCGCTACCACTGGTTGTATTGCATGGATTTCTTATTCCAGTCAAACCTTATCCGTTTGGCCATACATCTTTTCTTGCCTCTTTGTACTGGTCACCGCCCTATTTTCTCGTCATGATGAGAAGCTGACCGAGGTACGGCATCAATTGGACATGGTGAAAGAGCGCGAGCGGATCGCCTTGGACGTCCATGATCTTTTGGGGCATTCGCTCACGGTCATCAACCTCAAATCTGAATTGTTGAAGCACCTCATCGAGACTGATCTACAGGCATCCCGTAGAGAGTTGGAAGACATTATTCTCCTGTCTCGCAAGGCATTGACCGAGGTACGTTCAACCGTCACACAACTACGTTCACCCGACTTTTCTCAAGCAATCGAAGCCACTAAGCAGGCATTAGACGCAGCAGCTATTTCTTACCGTCTTCCCACCCAGCCAGCAGTGGTGGGAACCAACGGCGCCCTATTCTCATGGGTTCTTAGGGAAGCAACCACGAACATTGTGCGCCACGCGCAAGCCAGCCATGTGGATATCCGTGTGACGGCAGATAAGCTACAAATTTCGGATGACGGCGTAGGTATCAATGACACTGCAGAAAACCATGGCAATGGCTTATCAAGTATGCGTAAGCGTGTGAAGGCAGCAGGAGGCACGGCAATCGTAGAGGAAGCACCCAATGGGGGAACTCGCATCTTCGTGACAATGAGCGGCAACAAGGAACGTCTAGGCAATGTGTGA